The genomic segment TTTCAAACGTTCGACAATGACAACtggttaaagtttattttttttctcaaattgtCTATTTTAGTTATAATCAAAGTCTGTCTACGAATTACGTTGGAATATACTTTTATTAGTCGAATTGAAGTGTCTTCTAATGTAAAATAATGTCTTTGGCTAGTGGGGTTCATAGAAGCATCAGGTTGGGGGAAAATGTATAATGCATGTATATACATCAAACACTATAATTAATGCTTCAATTGCTAGAAAATCGGCGAGTTTATTAACTACACGTGTAATCTCCAAGCATATCAGGTCTGCATCAACAGAGGAAGAACTGTGCGTCATGTGAATAGCGGTTGGGGTTTTCGTTGGATCCATATCCAAACACATCTCCCCATGTCTCAGTCTACATAGTTCTGTTACAAATGTTTGTAGCTGCTTAATCAGTTCTGGGTGTCCTGAAAAATTGattctttcaaatattttagtCAGTTTACAACACATAAAACGGAAGTTAAAATGATCGATCTGGATTCTTGTTTGTAAAAATTCATTAAGAGTGTTACAAGTAAAATTAGATTCTAATCAAGTTTGTTGAAAAGAtccataataataaaagaatataagtAAATATCGACTTccatatataagaaaatagaaaCATCAGTCCATTTGGTTAAGTTAGCAGCTTAAGATTTTAGTCGGTCTAACAAGATTTGTtctataaagaaaattatgtatcgaaataatatatgttgcattgaatatatatatatatatatatttgcttaTGTACTGATAGTAAATTAGTAATGATTTAcgaggatgaaaaaaaaatacataccaATCTAGAAGACTTACTAGACAACAAATATGAGGTTACTccgtataaatatttttttgaaaaatatattgttgacatttatttgataaaaagatCATTGTTGAAAAGTTTCAATGagtataaataaactaacaaaaaatcATCTTTGTAAATGGAAAACAAGTATATATAAAAGGATCAAACACATTAGTGACAAAAGAAATGTTAGAAGGCAGAGGAAGAAGCCATGTATGAATGGAAGAAATAAACTCTACAAATCCAATATTCTccattgaaagagaaaaaagaggcGATCTCAATGCTTTGAATGATTGTATGAGAGACAGACACGTTACTATGCACGACAAAAAATGGAGCATGTCCTCAACTTTGAAAAGCGTTGAGAGCATATATGAGCTCCGATGAAGGCGTTGTTAATGATATGGTGATTGTCTGATCGAGAGGATCAAAACCGTGTAATCGCCAGTCCAAACTAAAACTTCAGTGACAACGACAGACAAACCGTCATAAGCAATAGTAGATGCAGTAACAGAggtgataaatttttttttttctaaaataatgtGGCTATGATACCATGtttagtataataaaattatgtataaaattaaactCTCTTATATTCGATATACACATAaagttttacatttatataaaagagtTGAACTAAGCtcaaaacacaaataaaaaataataacaaacaaaataaaaaaatatattttaaatatctaataatttaatatatcttaaaagattaaacataatttaatattgaattaaagGTTGATTTTGTTCTATGTAAAATTCACAAAGTTAATAACAATGATAGTATTAcaagtaaaattataataatttagtaaGTTGGAAAAGATGTCTTCAATGGAAGTAGATTTAACAAGAAAAACCTAAGACtgataagataaatataatcCAGTGACATTCTATTGAGATGACAGAACACATGTGATGAGGTGTTCTTACATATGCTGATTCTGAGATCGATGTTGATGTGAGTTGGTTTGGTGGATGGTTCCAAAGGTTGGAGACAAGTAAGGTTACAGAGGCTGCTCTATAATTAGATTAAAGTGAACAACTGACCAAGTAAaatgcactttttcttttccctcATTGCACTCTTCCTTTCTAATTTTGGTGATCAGAAACTCTGCTGATGGTTTTGTCTTTACCATGTTTGATCCTTTTGATTGCCCAAAGCCAAGGAAATCTGACCTACAAAGTACAATGCAATGGCAGATAGcataatatattcattttgtgagctcattattgtattattattgtaattgttAGAGGTTTTTCATTCTCAAACattaaataacataaacaaGGGAAAATGTGCATTAGTACAAAGTTACTTTTTATGAACAATTTTTCATTCTCACTTTCACTTAGAACTATTTCTACGACTTTGAACACAAATGTTTTAAGTTTATCTTGGATGAACAATTTCCAACACAATAAAATAACTttacaaaaagtaaaaactgCCACATATCTTCAATGctagtagtttttttttctggtcAAACCTTTGTTCATAGCATTTTTACTTTCTTTGGAGTGatgatcaaaacaaaaaaacacgTCACTTATTCGCACCCTGTCCAAGAATAGGAGAACATAAATTCAAAGTGTGTATGAATTAGGTCAAATATAGCATTATGCATGTTTCTTCTACAAATCCTATTTACAtcaatgatatttatatttgattacaTGATCACCAAGAGTTTGACTTAATCCCTTTATGATATgtgactagtttttcaaactaTGTCCCCATTGTTTATTAGTAAAATTAGCATGAAATTTCACTTGATAAACTATGTCCCCACATTGTTTATAGTTtctacattttaattaatttatatacttattttattctCCCCTAATTTTAGTTACTTGATTTAATTTTGTAGTTGTTCAAATTAAGTCTCTTGTTTAGAGATGTCATCTAGTaattaatagaaaatgaaagtatagttaatttatatgaaagattacaaaatataaagtatttaaataaaatttaagaaacaatTATGAATATTTGAAACATAAGATACACCATGGCATCTTTCTACTGTAAAACAATTCCTTGAAGTTTATTTACCATggttaaacatgtttttttttattttttaagtatagtattttttgctgtttttttttatgtatatatatcatCTAACTTCCTCTGTATTTGCTTTTAGGAAAacatattaattgtttttttcaattaaatagtACAACACCGCACAATATTTTTCAACTTTCTAGGGATTGGATGGGCGGTTTACAAATTGAGAGATAAGATCATAAGCCTTAGCAAGAAAATCTTTTGTGGGCTTTGTCATGTCGGGTTTATGCTGGCCCTTGTTATGTTCTTCGATTCTATTGTTCATTTATTgatacttttaattttctttattaatttgtttactatttttttttagtaaatggattattttataatgttaaagAACTGTCAAAATAGAGTTAGTGTGACGGATTAAcacaacaaattataaaatgggttaagtttaaaaaaaatatttttttaaaattattattagtttaacattaaaaaaaaatgtctgttaaaaataaaatttgtatatataatatctttatttgttgatttgttgtgtacttaaaaaaaataccaatcTCGTTATCAACTTTGATATTGGAAGTATGATGCAGAAGCAATACTTTAAGGCTAAAACCTCTTCCACctcataattttctttccataactacaaattaaaacaataagtAAATATATCGTGTTATCATCTCCTCTGTATTATTTCATCTATGAATATCTTCGGATAATAGTAAATGGTACTTATTTTAGATAATATAATCTTGTTATCggattaacaatttttttttgtatgaatcAACTTATTAATGCATTTCATGTAGTagaatattacaaaataatcattttaaatacaataataattttaaaatatactttttgtattttgaaatttcataatacacttttattttatgttttattaaaccatcatttctatttaaaaattaataaaataaaaatttagactttttgcttaaatatattttagtacaTATTGGTTAACTTTTTTAAGTGTTAGAATTTTCACATTaattagaaatcaaattaatttttagtatataaatgagtgtatatttttcacaaaagtagTGTAAACCTTATTTTACATATATGATATTGAATTGAATTTACAATCATAAGTTAGAaactaataattatagttttcaCATTTTGGAAGACTTTTTCTTTCCTAGTAGGTTTCCAATCAAAAGTTATaagatgagagaaaaaggagaaataCTCATAATTAACCTTTCTCTTATGTCAATTTGTAGCAGCAAATGAAAACATTCGTGTTCGTTGTCACCAGTGAAAACTTTGCaaactataaaaattattaatattatcgaTGGTTTTTACCGATGGATATGCATCCGTTGATATGTTTCCATTTTCGACGGATTTATTgacgatttttttttattttttaccaaCGGTCAAAAGTCTTCAGTAAATCTAACGGTAAATATTACCGACAACGTTTTTACCGAAGTCTGTCGATAAAATTTACCGACAAGTTTTTATCGATGGTCAAAATTTCGTCGATAAGTCGTTGATAAACGACAATTATCGAcatattttatacattaccAATGAGTTATGGCCATCGATAATATCAATTATTCATGTAGCAAATAACAAACCTTGTACAGGCACAACCTTTGCAAGAAGCATCAGCAAAGTCAAGTGATGTTCCTTCCAAAAGCTTTCCAAGCTGACCCATCTCATGCAATCATACTCCCCCATCTTTGCTTTCGGACTCTTCAAACCAACTTTATAGCTTTTAATCTTGCACATGGTTACGTGGATTTAGCAATACCATTGCTTTTGTTGGGAATTCAAGTatgagtctaagtctcacattagatagaaatgaaaaaatgaaacactatataaaaatgaaagaaacattaACTCATTGCCTCAAGGTTTTGGATAAatagtggtgtcaatcccttatatagttggacTCAAATGTTATTGGTGATTTTGTGTCTTCCCGGTTAACCTCTTCCTTATTAAATCCAACAGTGATAAGAAATCATGTCCTATATTATTGAACCATTCAAGTTACAAATGTATCACTGCTTTCACTGGAGTGTTGAAGAGATTAATATTTTGGTAATAAGCTCCAATCACCAAACGAGGTAAAAGAAAAGCTAAAGTTTGGCTTTCACAAAATCTCACTCTCAATTTTCACTACACTATGTAGAACAAGTTTAACTTTGACCCCAACATTTTACCACACCAAAATTATTCCCTCAATTTAATCCCTttcaaaagataagaaaatactttaaatattattagatataaaCTCAAGAGTATGATAACATGATacacattttaaatattgttagaTATAAATTCAAGATAACATGATACACATTGACATTCATTTAACACACCTAATAAGATAAAAtgatcttaaaataatttttcgaaaaagaaagaaagtaaaaataagaaaaaatagtgtcaaatgaatgtaaaaaagtgtgtcaaagtatcatttttcTAAACTCAAAAGTAATGTTTagatttaacattttttaaatatggatttaacatttttttttaattggtatatgaaaataattatacataatttgaaattagttatttaaataaattaaatttcaatgcTTATGTAATTTCGTAATATtttccaatttaaaaaaataatttcttcgaggaaaaaatgttatttaaaccttttacaaaaatgaaacaCATGTTCTGCCTAATGTCATAcattcatcttttttattatataatgtttggttttcaaaatctaaagttaaattgagaatttatttcacataaatgatgtatataattattttatgcattacttatataaataaaagttcacATAAGGTATCCtgtttaaaatatacttaaaaattgaatcatttgtttattttttaaaattttaacaaaattctaATTCAACCTTTATGAATAAATggaacttatttttataaaagttggACTGGTGTAATTTGATATACacacataaattatttaattgggCCTGTATCTTTCTTATTTCATTTAGTTTGGTTTCTTATATTTCAAAAGAGAAATCCAATTTTGTCCTTTAGGTTTCTAAAGTGGCTTAATATGGTTTATCTGTTCTATTTCCCACCACACTCAACTTCTCTTCGAACAAGAAATAATAAGACAGACACACATGTAAGGAAATTTTGTGTTTTCGAATCCTGAAAGAACTTCAACACATTTTACTTTCCAAGCATGCTGGATTATAGAAAAGGATCTGGTAATACAATGATACTCTGCAGTTTGTACAAATTATATAGATTTGTTCTTGATCATAAACTTAAACAACCAATGTGAATTAGATATCTGCAACAGAGGAACCAAACCCAATATCAAAACCAAATGTGATGCAAGTTAACTCATGCTTATTTCCATCGAACATCTTCATCTTCAGAGTGTATGAACCCTGCAAATACAACATCATAAATTAGCATTGAACAAGAAATGGGACCTCATTGTATAATACATATACATCCCATAACATGAGTACAAGGATTTCTTTCCAAATTCCAATGATTATATGAGAAACCCAGATCAGGAAATGAGACATTAAACAGATAGATAAATAGAAAGATTTCCTCTTCAACCTAACCACGCACACATGAACAATGAATGAAGAGAACATTGACTCACAGGTGGAGTGAATCCAGGTAAAACTTGTGAATGAGCAATGACGAAATCACCAATGGAAACAGGGCAAGTGGTTTCTCCACAAAGGTCATGAGTCTCACTATGTATGTGCCATCCGAAATACGACACATCAATCACTAGCTTCCCTCCTGACAATGCTTTACCTGAATCATGAAATGCTTGATTCAGAGAAAATAGGCAAATTATTCCACCAAAATCTCATCCATCTCTACCTGAATAGTATCACTATGCTACATATACAAACAGATACGCAGTGCTACCAATTCCCTTCAAATCCCCAAATAAACTTACTTTCTACATTCAGaatacatgcatacaaaaaatcAACAACAGCAGTTTCATTCAGCTATCTGCCTTGTAACAAGAGCCGTGTAGTGAGAACAgaataaacaaatgaaaataagtaTGATAGCAAACATTCAACAAACAACACCATTTGCATGGAATGGATACAAtaacagaaattaaaatatgataaaaatgaaatgaaacacAGTATCATAACAAACATGTTAAATCACAGAGTACCTGTAGTTGCAGCAATGCTGAATGTAGCAGGCTGACCTCGTGCAATGGGATCAGGAGATATCTCAACCCCGCTGACCTCAACATCGTAGTCGGCTTTCTTATCTGAGATAGCAATAGTTTATTCAATAAcgataaaaaaaagaagtaatATAGTGCAACAAaacatcaataaataattaaataataagactaatcaaagagaaaaaaatccTTAGAAACTAAAAGACAATTTCCAAGCAGTAGCCAATACGTTAAATCAACTCAGCAAAACTCATTATTCAGTTATACTCAGattattatacaaataaaaaatctcCCAAACTGAACAAAAGCCAGTGCCAAGAAACAgataaagacgaaatatttacGCACGAACGAATAAATAAAAAACCGTATACAGAAACCCAATtgtttaataaaatcattttcgAGGGAaagtttaaaactttcaaaCCCCAAATCAGGGAAACAATATTCATTTAAAGAATACAGATCCGGGGTTTGAAAAAACCCGCCACCGAAATTTTGGGGGTTTCTGCAACACAGTTCCAGTACCAAACCTTATTCCCATAATTTTCCGCAGCACCAAGAATTGGCCTATAAATGCTTCTGGAACTAAAATTTGAAACCTTTtacccaaaaagaaaaaaattaaacttgatAAGATCATATGttagggagaaaaaaaaaacaggagAAAGAGTTAAGGGATTAACCGCAATAGCGAATATCTGCGGCGTTGGTAAATGCGCAGAGAAGACAGAGAGTcgaaaagaagaagaacttgGAGCTTAAGGTTTTCATGGAGAAGGGTAGTTGGAAAGAGCTCAAGCAACTTTGCTTCCGCAGGTTAACTTCTTAATGTTCTTCTCTGCCACGTTTTATAGGAATGGATAAGCATAGGCTTAAGGATATTATtcatagtttttgttttgtttgtttaattttcgCTGTCACCCTTAATTACAAAacaatattatcatatttttagaTAAATGACACCTTTCCACACTatgttttccatttttatatatgatacAGGAAATTATACgaaattaataaatatgtttactatttttttaatatttacagcAACGTTTTTAAAGGGGTTATATAtgtataatgtatttttttgcttcttaaaataagttatttgtTTATCcaatatacttattttatcatttaataatttttctattttgactTTTACAGTGAGATCGATATGAAATAACACAGAAGGTTCGATGATTTCGtgtattatatgattatttagAGGTTATCTTTAACAGCATAGatgaaaattgtaaaatttaaaatttttaaaattaaaaatattatttttaataggaattaaaataactaattcatacatattaatataaagtagtttaaaaacaaatacttattatttttatgatattcgAAAAATAATACgtcatttatataaaaaaaatattcaaaaaataataaacattgtaattttttaaatacactTAAATTCACAGTagttaagaatatatatatatatatatatatatatatatatatatatatatatatatatatatatatatatatatatatatatatatatatatatatatatatatatatatatatatatatatatatatatatatatatatatatatatatatatatatatatatatatatatatatatatatatatatatatatatatatatatatatatatatatatatatatatatatgaaatcaaAACAAATGTACCGTATTCTTGTTTGTATTTGCATCTCATATGTTTGAGTATCTTGTCCAAACTTATAACTACTATGACAAGAATCTTGGAAATGTTTCTTAACATGTTTGTCATACTTTAGGTTAAACTTTTGATGCATGTCCAAGTGAAGAGAGATTTTATAGATTTAGAGCtctcaacaaattttaaaaaaatatttatgcaatatgttgttttactttaaagaatttttttctctaaacataacattttatttttgattaatAATTGGTTTTCATTGAAGGCTAACTTATTTGCATATCTCTCTATAAGTTTGTGAAAAGTCTTGAAGtggaattttctttttattttgtcttcATTCCCAAACCTCCATGTCACctttctttatataaaatatagaatatatcTCGATCACTCTTTAGAATTGCTCCCATGTAAGTCATGACTCACTAAATTATTGCTTAATGGTGTATGTGATAGCCTTTGATGGGGTTTTTTATGGataatatcaaaacaaaaatgtacAAATACataagaatttttaattttacttttaaaatttctttgtATAAACACttattagtaaatatttaaaatatatttaatcatataaatattttctaaatttttaattggataaattataataattattatatttacatttaaattattttattataactaataattgGAATTTAATTGGTAtgtgttaatgatttaaatttaaattataatagttttatatatttacatatttgtaagaatataatatagaaactttaattttttaataattttttttaatttttaatttaaataattaaaaacaaaatggacTAAGTGATCCACTTTTAGTCcgccaatttaatgggttaaaCAAGCTACACCAAAACGAACGGCAGACTGAAAATTCCAATCCAAAATTTCAACTTAATTTATCCTGTTTTGATGGATTGACGGGTTAGTTGGCTTACAATCCATTTTGACACATAAGATGATATCTTTATGATATATGTGTGTACGATGATATCTTTGTGGAAATTGAGGTGATATGAACCTATGGCTAATAATATATGTGGTGGAGTGTTAAACATGCAAGCTCATagtgtaaattaaaataaaatgtgatgaAAAATTGAAGAAGGTTGATATATTACGCTTACATATATGTATGAACTACCTTGACCTAGGATAGGTGTTAGTCTCAAGTAAAAACATTAGGTGCGGCTTATGACTAAAGATTTAAGTAGCTTGTAGACTATATGTTCTGAAGGTATTAATTGGGAGTGTTATTGAGGGACACTCTTCACAATACAACAATACAACAATGTAATTTCTGAGTTATATAATCACCATTTTCACTTTAGAAAATAGTAAATTTGAATACAGGTATAAATTTGTGAATTGTGTAATGAACACTATATATGTATgttgatataaataaataaataaatatattatttacaggGTACGTATGATAGAAAGTTGTAACGTTACTCTCCTTTTCCTGAGATAGTTTATAACATTTGGAAGCAGAAAGAACAGTACAGGAAGTACAAAGTCAAATGTAGGAAAAACAGTTTTGGCATATAGTAAATACTTACCTTTGGtgtacataattaattattaaaaaaaatactgtttaaaaagaaattattagatTGAGAAAAgcatgatgaaaaaaaaacacctGCAGGTATAAATATGTTTATCTGAGAAGCCTCATATGGAAGGTCGAATGAGGTTCCCATTCTTAATCTAGAAACCACTTAATGCATTGAAAACAAAGGCTACCAAGTTTACAAAAGCTCTTTTGGATGGCCAAACCAGACTCTGAATATTCCTATAAATTCAACCCAAACCTTAGTCTGTCACACACCTCATATATCAGATAACATACCTTAGAATAAAACATGGATTCCAAGAACATGGCAAAGAAGACCATGAAGAAGACCAAGGGTCGTCAGAAGATTGAGATAAAAAAGATGAGCAACGAGCATAACCTTCGGGTCACCTTCTCCAAGCGTCGAACTGGGATTTTCAAGAAAGCCAGCGAACTTGCTACCCTCTGTGGTGTGGACATTGCTGTCATCATGTTTTCACCCAGTAACCAGGTTTTCTCCTTCGGAAGCCCTAATGTTGATCCTGTTATCCAACGCTACACGGCGCAAGGTCCACCTCCGCTCCTCACGCTGGACCTGAACGAGGCTCACAGCACCGTGGACGAGGGAGAACTCCATGCGCAACTCAACAACTTGTCCGACCAGATGGCGGCGGAGAAGAAGCACGAAGAGGCTCTGAAACGTCTGATGAAGGATGTGGAGGAACACTCGTGGTGGGCCATGCCGATGGATAGCATGAACGATGCTCAGCTGGAGAAGTACAAGAAGATGTTGGAGGATCTGAAGGAATGTGTGAATGAAAAACGTGAGAAGCTCCTCCTTCAGACCACTTTTGCTTACAACTCACCCACTCAGTTTCTCACAGGTGGAAACAACTCCTTTTCCAGTGTTGATAACTCTGAAACTATACATCCGCCATTGTCGTTGTAGAAGCGCATGGCTTTTGTGTGATTGACGGGAACATTTTGTGGCAACTTTTTGTACGGATTCTGACGTGGAAGACCTTCTGATATGATGCCCTCTTTAAATTCTTAGGATCTGTTTGTTTAACTTTTGCTGTGGGACATGGTTAGGATTGATTACCTAGGATTCTATAGTTTTCGTTGTCTTGAATAATCTTCATCAAGTGTTGGTGAAGTGTGTGTTCTTTATgtgctttttgtttttttgacaGTAGGGCGTGTAGTTTCCTCATGTTATGTTATTTGAATGAAAAGGGCATCtaactaaaattaatatgtctttttttttttttttactttaattgagtattttgatgtttttttttcacacCGAATGAGATCCTCTTTACAGAAGTAATAAGTTTAGGAAAGTTTGATGaacaaattaaaactaaaatccGTTCTCGTATTGAAATAAGAGAAACTAGGAAATTGAACTCCTTTCTTGAAGTAAAATTCAATCATAACAATTGAAATCCCAGTGATAATTAAGCGTCACATTCAATAGTCTTCAGGAAATATTTCTGGTGACGCCTACTTTGTATTAAGAATTCAAATACATTGAAATTTATCCAGAGATGTTAGGATTATCATAAAAAAGTTATGTTGAAAAGATGCTTAAAAAATTTGGTATCCAAGAttgtaataaaagaatattctaGTTGTTGAGACAAAATTAGTCTCAATCAATgtccaaaacaaaatttaaaaatttt from the Vigna angularis cultivar LongXiaoDou No.4 chromosome 3, ASM1680809v1, whole genome shotgun sequence genome contains:
- the LOC108325177 gene encoding uncharacterized protein LOC108325177, giving the protein MKTLSSKFFFFSTLCLLCAFTNAADIRYCDKKADYDVEVSGVEISPDPIARGQPATFSIAATTGKALSGGKLVIDVSYFGWHIHSETHDLCGETTCPVSIGDFVIAHSQVLPGFTPPGSYTLKMKMFDGNKHELTCITFGFDIGFGSSVADI
- the LOC108324399 gene encoding agamous-like MADS-box protein AGL62; amino-acid sequence: MDSKNMAKKTMKKTKGRQKIEIKKMSNEHNLRVTFSKRRTGIFKKASELATLCGVDIAVIMFSPSNQVFSFGSPNVDPVIQRYTAQGPPPLLTLDLNEAHSTVDEGELHAQLNNLSDQMAAEKKHEEALKRLMKDVEEHSWWAMPMDSMNDAQLEKYKKMLEDLKECVNEKREKLLLQTTFAYNSPTQFLTGGNNSFSSVDNSETIHPPLSL